GTTTGCCCGGTGTCATCTTTTGACATTCAATTTTCTGGTCGGCCAGTCAATGAGGAGCGGACTGGCTATGAATATAGATGAATACGTACCGAACACTACGCCGACCAGGAGCACGAACGAGAAATCGTTTATCACCTTCCCGCCGAAGAAAAAGAGCGCGAGCACGACAAGAAGCGTAGTGACCGACGTCAGCACCGTACGCGACAGCGTCTGGTTTATACTGGCGTTGATTATCTCTTCCTGGGATGATCTGCGCATGAACTTCCTGTCCTCTCTTATCCG
Above is a genomic segment from Candidatus Omnitrophota bacterium containing:
- the secF gene encoding protein translocase subunit SecF, producing the protein VLISVGMLALTGREISLPVIAALLTVVGYSINDTIVLFDRIREDRKFMRRSSQEEIINASINQTLSRTVLTSVTTLLVVLALFFFGGKVINDFSFVLLVGVVFGTYSSIFIASPLLIDWPTRKLNVKR